From the genome of Paraburkholderia flava, one region includes:
- a CDS encoding ABC transporter permease: MLIVLALLIVIFTAKEPAFLNVDNLFSILQAVSIVALLGIGVTITLAAGGFDLSVGSVAASAQMAASYVLIVWHGNALAAVVVCLALGVGAGLFNGLLITRLRVPDQLATLGTLFLLAGLQLIPTGGRSLASGTVLPDGTETTGTFPDAFLALGRLRLFDVVPVPVVLLVVLTVLACVVMETTRWGRVIYAIGGNETAARLAGAPTARYRVAAYVASGAIASLGGVLIAARVGRGDVSAGHSMLLDAVAAALVGYAVWGTKRPNVFGTVVGAVFVGVLLNGLTMLNAPYYMQDFIKGVLLVGALALTFGIGRDAGARS, translated from the coding sequence ATGCTGATCGTGCTCGCACTGCTGATCGTCATCTTCACTGCGAAAGAGCCGGCGTTCCTCAACGTCGACAACCTGTTCAGCATCCTGCAGGCCGTGTCGATCGTCGCGTTGCTTGGCATCGGCGTGACGATTACGCTGGCTGCGGGCGGCTTCGATCTGTCGGTGGGTAGCGTTGCGGCGTCCGCGCAGATGGCGGCGAGCTATGTGCTGATCGTGTGGCATGGCAACGCGCTCGCGGCGGTCGTTGTATGCCTCGCGCTCGGCGTCGGCGCGGGGCTGTTCAACGGCCTGCTGATCACGCGGTTGCGCGTGCCCGATCAGCTCGCGACGCTCGGCACGTTGTTCCTGCTCGCCGGCCTGCAACTGATTCCGACCGGTGGCCGCTCGCTCGCGTCGGGCACGGTGCTGCCCGACGGCACCGAAACGACCGGCACGTTTCCCGATGCGTTTCTCGCGCTGGGCAGGTTGCGTCTGTTCGACGTCGTGCCGGTGCCGGTCGTGCTGCTGGTCGTGTTGACGGTGCTCGCGTGCGTCGTGATGGAAACGACGCGCTGGGGCCGCGTGATCTACGCGATCGGCGGCAACGAGACGGCTGCGCGGCTCGCAGGCGCGCCGACTGCGCGCTATCGCGTCGCGGCGTATGTGGCGTCGGGAGCGATCGCGTCGCTGGGCGGCGTGCTGATTGCTGCGCGAGTCGGACGCGGCGACGTCAGCGCCGGTCATTCGATGCTGCTGGATGCGGTCGCCGCCGCGCTCGTCGGCTATGCGGTGTGGGGCACGAAGCGGCCGAACGTGTTCGGCACGGTGGTCGGCGCGGTGTTCGTCGGTGTGCTGCTGAACGGCCTGACGATGCTCAATGCGCCGTACTACATGCAGGATTTCATCAAAGGCGTGTTGCTGGTTGGGGCGCTTGCGTTGACGTTCGGTATCGGGCGCGATGCGGGGGCGAGAAGTTAA
- a CDS encoding cystathionine gamma-synthase family protein, protein MTYRNYHKRQIANRDLHPETQMMSYGYDPFLSEGSVKPPVFLTSTFAFRTAEDGAEFFDIVSGRKSPPEGESAGLVYSRFNHPNLEIVEDRLALLDGSEAAVVTSSGMSAIAAILLAFLRPGDCVVQSAPLYGGTETLISKFLPEWGISSQTIADGLSVEAIRHALEAAAQKGRVRMCYIETPANPTNALFDMDGLRNEIDAFETRHGYRPLSVCDNTLLGPLYQKPAKQGIDLSVYSLTKYIGGHSDLVAGGVTGDRSLVAKVRAIRSSLGSQLDPHSSWMITRSMETLVLRMEQAARSGSAVARWLADNPHRPVKVLHPELIDDPAYQAVYRRQCTGPGSTFAFILDGGREQAFRFINGLTLFKSAVSLGGTESLICHPASTTHSGVPVEARATAGVSEGLIRVSVGLEHPDDLIADLSNALEHC, encoded by the coding sequence ATGACCTATCGCAATTATCACAAGCGTCAGATTGCGAACCGCGATCTGCACCCCGAAACCCAGATGATGTCGTATGGCTACGATCCGTTCCTGTCGGAAGGGTCGGTGAAGCCGCCGGTCTTCCTGACGTCGACATTCGCGTTTCGCACCGCTGAGGATGGCGCCGAATTCTTCGACATCGTGTCGGGCCGCAAGTCGCCGCCGGAAGGCGAAAGTGCGGGCCTCGTCTACAGTCGCTTCAACCATCCGAATCTCGAGATCGTCGAGGATCGTCTTGCGCTGCTCGACGGTTCCGAAGCGGCTGTCGTGACGTCGAGTGGTATGTCCGCGATCGCAGCGATCCTGCTGGCATTTCTGCGGCCTGGTGACTGCGTCGTGCAATCCGCGCCGCTGTACGGCGGCACCGAGACGCTAATTTCGAAGTTCCTGCCCGAATGGGGCATCAGTTCGCAGACGATCGCCGACGGTCTGTCGGTCGAAGCGATTCGCCACGCGCTCGAAGCGGCCGCGCAGAAGGGCCGCGTGCGCATGTGCTACATCGAAACGCCCGCGAACCCGACGAATGCGTTATTCGATATGGACGGATTGCGCAACGAGATCGATGCGTTCGAAACGCGTCACGGCTACCGTCCTCTTTCGGTGTGCGACAACACGTTGCTGGGGCCGCTGTATCAGAAGCCGGCGAAGCAGGGCATCGACCTGAGCGTGTATTCGTTGACCAAGTACATCGGCGGCCATAGCGATCTGGTCGCGGGCGGCGTGACCGGCGATCGCAGTCTGGTGGCGAAAGTTCGCGCGATCCGTAGCTCGCTCGGCTCACAACTCGATCCGCATTCGTCGTGGATGATTACGCGCTCGATGGAGACGCTGGTGTTGCGCATGGAGCAGGCGGCGCGCAGCGGGAGTGCGGTTGCGCGATGGCTCGCGGACAATCCGCATCGTCCGGTGAAGGTTCTCCATCCTGAGCTGATCGACGATCCTGCTTATCAGGCTGTGTATCGGCGTCAATGCACCGGGCCGGGGTCCACGTTTGCTTTCATTCTCGATGGCGGGCGCGAGCAGGCGTTCAGATTCATCAACGGTTTGACGCTGTTCAAATCGGCAGTGAGCTTAGGCGGCACGGAATCGCTCATCTGCCATCCGGCATCCACCACGCACTCTGGCGTTCCCGTTGAAGCACGTGCTACCGCAGGCGTGTCGGAGGGATTGATTCGCGTGTCGGTTGGACTCGAGCATCCCGACGATCTGATCGCCGATCTATCGAACGCATTGGAACACTGCTGA
- a CDS encoding LysR family transcriptional regulator, whose product MLERTHLAIVQAVDEHGSLTAAAEILCVTQSALSHSMKKLEQQLGTDIWLREGRNLRLTQAGEYLLAVANRVLPQLDLAEERLRQYAQGERGALRIGMECHPCYQWLLKVVSPYLARWPDVDVDVKQKFQFGGIGALFGYEIDLLVTPDPLLKPGLRYEPVFDYEQVLVVNREHPLAKVDYVKPEQLTQEVLVTYPVETDRLDIYNQFLMPAGITPRRHKTIETTDIMLQMVESGRGVTALPRWLVEEYADKMNLVPVRLGRKGIAKQIFLGARETDIDIDYLKAFIELARKPAMAAIKPRRAR is encoded by the coding sequence ATGCTCGAGAGAACCCATCTGGCAATCGTTCAGGCAGTGGACGAGCACGGCTCGCTGACGGCGGCGGCGGAAATCCTCTGCGTGACTCAATCCGCACTCAGCCACTCGATGAAAAAGCTCGAACAGCAGCTGGGCACCGACATCTGGTTACGCGAAGGACGCAATCTGCGTCTGACCCAGGCCGGCGAATATCTGCTGGCCGTCGCGAACCGCGTGCTGCCGCAACTCGACCTCGCGGAAGAGCGTCTGCGCCAGTACGCGCAGGGCGAGCGCGGCGCGCTGCGCATCGGGATGGAATGCCATCCGTGCTACCAGTGGCTGCTCAAGGTGGTATCGCCGTATCTGGCGCGCTGGCCCGACGTCGATGTCGACGTGAAGCAGAAGTTTCAGTTCGGCGGAATCGGCGCGCTGTTCGGCTATGAGATCGATCTGCTCGTCACGCCCGATCCGCTGCTCAAGCCGGGACTGCGCTACGAACCCGTGTTCGACTACGAACAGGTGCTGGTGGTGAACCGCGAACATCCGCTGGCCAAAGTCGACTATGTGAAGCCCGAGCAGTTAACGCAAGAGGTGCTGGTCACCTATCCGGTCGAGACCGACCGGCTCGACATCTACAACCAGTTTCTGATGCCCGCCGGCATCACGCCGCGACGCCACAAGACGATCGAGACCACCGACATCATGCTACAGATGGTCGAGAGCGGCAGAGGCGTGACCGCGCTGCCGCGCTGGCTGGTGGAGGAGTACGCCGACAAGATGAACCTCGTTCCGGTGCGGCTGGGACGCAAGGGTATCGCCAAGCAGATTTTTCTCGGTGCGCGCGAGACCGATATCGACATCGATTATCTGAAGGCGTTTATCGAGCTCGCACGCAAACCGGCGATGGCCGCGATCAAGCCACGGCGAGCGCGATAA
- a CDS encoding sugar ABC transporter ATP-binding protein: MPSPVLTVSAVAKRFGATVALDRVDLSIGTGEIVALMGANGAGKSTLVKILSGVYRADAGALSLAGRTFAPDSPQAAKRLGIATVHQSIADAVVPSLSIADNLLLDQLCDATASWRTPPAARLRSALPLAARVGLDVNLSAPLASLSLAAQQLVTLARALATRPSLLILDEPTASLSAPEAERLFTLLDTLRAEGVAILLVSHRLGDLRRLADRVAIMRDGRIVADLHPPIDFDAAVETMIGRPLRHARAAFNTTNTQPADTASGFRAQNVQLTTHATPFDLAVQRGEIVAIAGPVGGGKSRLARAIFGAERLAAGRMSLDGKPWQPRSSADAIRAGVFLAGEDRWRTSLFADSVPFASIAGTISFPFLSRWFPRGTVRRAVEARAAADAIERFGIRCTGPADRLTKLSGGNQQKVVLARWHAQPAGLLLLDEPFQGVDAGARADIVDTLRAHAHERATLVFVSDLEEAFEIADRVVHFDRGTIDSEPVHHVPL, translated from the coding sequence ATGCCGTCTCCCGTCCTCACTGTTTCCGCTGTCGCGAAGCGTTTCGGCGCGACCGTTGCGCTCGATCGCGTCGATCTGTCGATCGGCACGGGCGAGATCGTCGCGTTGATGGGTGCGAACGGCGCGGGCAAGTCGACGCTCGTGAAAATCCTGAGCGGCGTGTATCGCGCGGACGCGGGGGCGTTGTCGCTTGCGGGCAGAACGTTTGCACCCGATTCGCCGCAGGCCGCGAAGCGGCTCGGTATTGCGACCGTGCATCAATCGATCGCCGATGCGGTCGTGCCGTCGCTATCGATTGCGGACAACCTGCTGCTCGACCAGCTGTGCGATGCGACCGCGTCATGGCGTACACCGCCGGCAGCGCGTCTGCGTAGCGCGCTGCCGCTCGCCGCGCGTGTCGGTCTCGACGTGAATCTGTCGGCACCGCTCGCGTCGCTGTCGCTTGCCGCACAGCAGCTCGTCACGCTCGCGCGCGCACTCGCGACCCGACCCTCGCTGCTGATTCTCGACGAACCCACCGCGAGCCTGTCCGCGCCCGAAGCCGAGCGGCTGTTCACGCTGCTCGACACGTTGCGCGCGGAAGGCGTCGCGATCCTGCTGGTGTCGCATCGTCTCGGCGATCTGCGCCGTCTTGCGGATCGCGTGGCGATCATGCGCGACGGACGCATCGTCGCCGACCTGCATCCGCCGATCGATTTCGATGCGGCCGTCGAAACGATGATCGGCCGGCCGTTGCGGCATGCCCGCGCGGCGTTCAACACAACTAATACGCAGCCGGCTGACACAGCGTCGGGCTTCCGCGCGCAGAACGTGCAGCTCACGACACATGCAACACCATTCGATCTCGCCGTCCAACGCGGCGAAATCGTCGCGATCGCGGGACCGGTCGGCGGTGGCAAGTCGCGTCTGGCGCGTGCGATTTTCGGCGCGGAACGGCTGGCAGCGGGCCGCATGTCGCTCGACGGCAAACCGTGGCAACCGCGTTCATCCGCCGATGCAATTCGCGCGGGCGTGTTCCTCGCCGGCGAAGATCGCTGGCGCACGTCGCTGTTCGCGGACAGCGTGCCGTTCGCGTCGATCGCGGGGACGATCAGCTTTCCGTTCCTGTCGCGCTGGTTTCCGCGCGGCACAGTGCGACGCGCGGTCGAAGCGCGTGCAGCAGCCGATGCGATCGAACGCTTCGGCATCCGCTGCACCGGTCCCGCCGATCGTCTGACGAAGCTCTCCGGCGGTAATCAGCAGAAGGTCGTGCTCGCACGCTGGCATGCGCAACCCGCGGGACTACTGCTGCTCGACGAACCGTTTCAGGGCGTCGACGCGGGCGCGCGTGCCGATATCGTCGACACGCTGCGCGCGCACGCGCACGAACGCGCGACGCTCGTCTTCGTCAGCGATCTCGAAGAGGCGTTCGAGATCGCTGATCGAGTAGTGCACTTTGATCGCGGCACGATCGATTCCGAACCTGTTCATCACGTTCCATTATGA
- the metE gene encoding 5-methyltetrahydropteroyltriglutamate--homocysteine S-methyltransferase, with amino-acid sequence MATTHNLGFPRIGAKRELKFALESYWKGESSLDELKALGAQLRQRHWENQANLDLAPVGDFAFYDQVLDMSFTLGNLPKRVQDFHGDTLDNYFRVARGRSAKGADEHAACCGGVAAGEMTKWFDTNYHFIVPEFSAATEFRLDASRLLEQLAQARAQGVKAKPVIVGPVTYLALGKAKDESDKLALLPRLLPVYAELLATLAAQGVEWVQIDEPILVTELSAEWQQAYVTAYDALSNSNVKLLLATYFGQLLDNLPLVCKLPVQGLHLDAINARAEVEAAIARLPQDRVLSLGVINGRNIWKTDLTGVLDWLEPVAKRLGDRLWIAPSCSLLHVPVDLDSEQKLDAEVRSWLAFALQKLDELKVLAAALNQGRDAVKAELAANQAAIHARRASSRVNNPTVKAALGKINPALGQRKHAYPTRADRQAALLNLPAFPTTTIGSFPQTGTIRHARSEFKRGALDATGYKAAMQAEIERSVREQEALGLDVLVHGEAERNDMVEYFGEQLDGYAFSQFGWVQSYGSRCVKPPILFGDISRPKAMTVEWIKYAQSLTAKPMKGMLTGPVTILNWSFVRDDQPRSVSCYQLALAIREEVLDLEKAGVRVIQIDEAALREGLPLRKSQWKEYLDWAVASFRITANGVEDETQIHTHMCYSEFNDIIASIADMDADVITIETSRSDMELLDAFDHFNYPNEIGPGVYDIHSPNIPTQEHIVKLMKKAAERIPAQRLWVNPDCGLKTRQWEEVIPALTNMVAAAKTLRALV; translated from the coding sequence ATGGCAACGACACACAATCTCGGCTTCCCCCGCATCGGCGCGAAGCGCGAACTGAAATTCGCGCTGGAGTCGTACTGGAAGGGCGAATCGTCGCTCGACGAACTGAAGGCGTTGGGCGCGCAGCTGCGTCAGCGGCATTGGGAAAACCAGGCGAACCTCGATCTCGCGCCGGTCGGCGACTTCGCGTTCTACGACCAGGTGCTGGACATGAGCTTCACGCTCGGCAATCTGCCGAAGCGGGTTCAAGATTTCCATGGCGACACGCTCGATAACTATTTCCGCGTTGCGCGCGGACGTTCGGCCAAAGGTGCCGACGAGCACGCCGCCTGTTGCGGGGGTGTCGCAGCCGGCGAAATGACGAAGTGGTTCGATACCAACTATCACTTCATCGTCCCCGAGTTCAGCGCGGCGACCGAATTCAGGCTGGATGCATCGCGTCTGCTGGAACAACTGGCGCAAGCACGTGCGCAGGGTGTGAAGGCGAAGCCGGTGATCGTCGGTCCGGTGACGTACCTCGCGCTCGGCAAGGCCAAGGACGAGTCGGACAAGCTGGCGCTGCTGCCGCGTCTGCTGCCGGTGTACGCGGAGTTGCTGGCGACGCTGGCTGCGCAAGGCGTCGAATGGGTGCAGATCGACGAGCCGATTCTCGTCACCGAACTGTCCGCCGAATGGCAACAGGCGTACGTCACAGCCTACGACGCGCTGTCGAATAGCAACGTGAAGCTGCTGCTGGCGACGTACTTCGGCCAGTTGCTCGATAACCTGCCGCTGGTCTGCAAGCTGCCGGTGCAAGGCCTGCATCTCGATGCGATCAATGCGCGTGCCGAAGTCGAGGCTGCGATTGCTCGCCTGCCGCAGGATCGCGTGCTGTCGCTGGGCGTGATCAACGGCCGCAATATCTGGAAGACCGATCTGACCGGCGTGCTCGACTGGCTCGAGCCGGTTGCGAAGCGTCTTGGCGATCGCCTGTGGATCGCACCGTCGTGTTCGCTGCTGCATGTGCCGGTGGATCTCGACAGCGAGCAGAAGCTGGACGCGGAAGTTCGCTCATGGCTCGCGTTCGCGTTGCAGAAGCTCGACGAACTGAAGGTGCTGGCCGCTGCGTTGAATCAGGGCCGCGACGCTGTGAAAGCCGAGCTTGCTGCGAATCAGGCCGCGATTCACGCACGTCGTGCTTCGTCGCGTGTGAACAACCCGACGGTCAAGGCCGCGCTCGGGAAAATCAATCCCGCGCTGGGTCAACGCAAGCACGCGTACCCGACGCGCGCCGACAGACAGGCCGCATTGCTGAACCTGCCGGCTTTCCCGACGACGACGATCGGTTCGTTCCCGCAGACCGGCACCATCCGCCATGCACGCAGTGAGTTCAAGCGCGGCGCACTGGATGCAACCGGCTACAAGGCCGCGATGCAGGCCGAGATCGAACGCAGTGTGCGCGAGCAGGAAGCGCTGGGGCTCGACGTGCTGGTGCACGGCGAAGCCGAACGCAACGACATGGTCGAGTACTTCGGCGAACAGCTCGACGGTTATGCGTTCAGCCAGTTCGGCTGGGTGCAGTCGTACGGCTCGCGTTGCGTGAAGCCGCCGATCCTGTTCGGCGACATCAGTCGCCCGAAGGCGATGACGGTCGAGTGGATCAAGTACGCGCAGTCGCTGACCGCGAAGCCGATGAAGGGCATGCTCACCGGTCCGGTGACGATCCTGAACTGGTCGTTCGTGCGCGACGATCAGCCTCGTTCGGTGTCGTGCTACCAGCTCGCGCTGGCGATCCGCGAGGAAGTGCTCGATCTTGAGAAGGCCGGCGTGCGTGTGATCCAGATCGACGAAGCCGCGTTGCGCGAAGGTCTGCCGCTGCGCAAATCGCAATGGAAGGAATATCTCGACTGGGCCGTTGCGTCGTTCCGCATTACCGCGAACGGTGTCGAAGACGAAACGCAGATTCACACGCACATGTGCTATTCGGAGTTCAACGACATCATCGCGTCGATCGCCGACATGGACGCCGACGTGATCACGATCGAGACGTCGCGCTCGGACATGGAGTTGCTCGATGCATTCGATCACTTCAACTATCCGAACGAAATCGGCCCGGGCGTGTACGACATTCACTCGCCGAACATCCCGACGCAGGAGCACATCGTGAAGCTGATGAAGAAAGCGGCCGAACGCATTCCTGCGCAACGTCTGTGGGTGAATCCGGATTGCGGTCTGAAGACGCGTCAGTGGGAAGAGGTCATTCCGGCGCTGACGAATATGGTCGCTGCGGCGAAGACGTTGCGGGCTTTGGTCTAA